In the genome of Nonlabens sp. MB-3u-79, one region contains:
- the prmC gene encoding peptide chain release factor N(5)-glutamine methyltransferase — translation MTLNQFKLLYQDQLSSLYPENEIHSILQIVCEDLLNWTRADFLMNNREELNHLQEGILHKSLRELCTSKPVQYVTRTAHFYGHEFAVNEHTLIPRQETEELVHMIIENHKKETYLRMIDIGTGTGCIGLSIKEALPSCSMTLLDISPEALELAQSNAIHLKTPVTTLLEDVLVLDKLPETYDVIVSNPPYVRNLEKKEIHRNVLEHEPYLALFVDDTNALIFYRKILELAQKALKPDGTLYFEINQYLPEEMKTLAKELGFDSEVFKDLNGNYRMMKCVRI, via the coding sequence ATGACTTTAAACCAATTCAAGCTTCTTTATCAAGATCAACTTTCATCGCTTTATCCAGAAAATGAGATCCACAGCATTTTACAAATTGTGTGTGAAGATTTGTTGAACTGGACTCGTGCTGATTTTTTAATGAATAATAGAGAAGAATTGAATCATCTTCAAGAAGGGATACTCCATAAATCATTAAGAGAATTGTGCACGTCAAAACCGGTGCAATACGTCACCAGAACAGCACATTTCTATGGACATGAGTTTGCTGTAAATGAGCATACATTGATACCGCGTCAGGAGACGGAAGAACTGGTTCATATGATTATTGAGAACCATAAAAAGGAAACCTATCTCCGTATGATTGATATAGGAACTGGAACGGGTTGTATAGGCTTATCTATTAAAGAAGCCTTGCCTAGTTGCAGCATGACATTGCTCGATATTTCTCCAGAAGCTTTAGAACTCGCACAATCAAATGCCATCCATTTAAAAACTCCGGTAACAACCCTATTGGAAGATGTTTTGGTTTTAGATAAATTGCCAGAGACCTATGACGTGATCGTAAGCAACCCGCCATATGTACGAAATTTAGAGAAAAAAGAAATTCACAGAAATGTACTGGAACACGAGCCTTATTTAGCTTTGTTTGTGGACGACACTAATGCCTTAATTTTTTATCGCAAGATTCTAGAATTGGCTCAAAAAGCCTTAAAACCTGATGGCACTTTATATTTTGAAATCAATCAATACTTACCTGAAGAGATGAAAACTCTAGCCAAAGAACTGGGTTTTGATTCTGAAGTTTTTAAAGACTTGAACGGCAATTATAGGATGATGAAATGTGTGAGGATTTGA
- a CDS encoding GNAT family N-acetyltransferase, with the protein MNIRKILPQDNEAIKNIIQQSILEHGAPKIGTAYSDAATQAMYQHYQKPRRDYYVLEVDGEVVGGAGVAPLDNYNGNVSELQKMYFKPEVRGKGYGKKMMSVCLERAAQLRFDSIYLETMDNMYDAQGLYKNVGFELLQGPLGDTGHFSCPVQMLLKF; encoded by the coding sequence ATGAACATACGTAAAATACTGCCTCAAGATAATGAGGCGATCAAAAATATCATACAGCAATCCATCTTAGAGCACGGTGCTCCTAAAATAGGAACGGCTTATAGCGATGCTGCCACACAAGCTATGTACCAGCACTACCAAAAACCCCGTAGAGATTATTATGTTCTCGAAGTGGATGGGGAAGTGGTAGGCGGTGCTGGCGTTGCACCACTTGATAATTACAACGGAAATGTGAGCGAACTCCAAAAGATGTACTTTAAACCAGAAGTTAGAGGAAAAGGATACGGAAAGAAAATGATGTCGGTTTGTTTAGAACGAGCTGCTCAACTGAGATTTGACAGCATCTATCTAGAAACTATGGATAATATGTACGACGCACAAGGATTGTATAAAAACGTAGGTTTTGAATTGCTCCAAGGTCCCTTAGGCGATACAGGTCATTTCTCCTGTCCGGTACAGATGCTTTTAAAATTCTGA
- the ribD gene encoding bifunctional diaminohydroxyphosphoribosylaminopyrimidine deaminase/5-amino-6-(5-phosphoribosylamino)uracil reductase RibD: protein MTAHEKYMQRCLQLAQNGLGTTYPNPLVGSVIVSDTDEILGEGWHKKSGEPHAEVNAVLDAEQKGCNESAFAKAVLYVNLEPCSHTGKTPACATMIIKKGFKKVVIGTLDPHDKVAGKGIAMLEAAGIEVSAGVLEQECNELNRRFFTFHKKQRPYIILKWAETSDGFIAPTQKDEQKPIWITNKHSRQLAHRLRAEENAILVGAKTVLHDNPSLTCRDWKGIHPTRVVLDSRNSISADFKVMDSAAPTLKLDHSSTDVDEILHELYKNGLQSVIIEGGTATIQAFIDAQLWDEAYQFMGTEVLFYQGLKAPVLKGNYHIKERKTIKKDVLKIYRNA from the coding sequence ATGACTGCGCACGAGAAATACATGCAACGCTGTTTGCAACTGGCACAAAACGGCTTGGGCACTACTTATCCTAATCCGCTGGTGGGAAGTGTGATAGTGTCTGATACTGATGAGATTCTTGGAGAAGGATGGCATAAAAAATCTGGAGAACCTCATGCAGAAGTAAACGCAGTGTTGGATGCAGAGCAAAAGGGCTGTAATGAGTCCGCTTTCGCGAAAGCGGTACTATACGTCAACCTAGAACCCTGTTCCCACACTGGAAAAACACCAGCATGCGCCACGATGATCATCAAAAAAGGCTTTAAAAAAGTGGTGATCGGCACACTGGACCCGCATGATAAAGTAGCGGGAAAAGGTATTGCCATGCTAGAAGCAGCAGGAATAGAAGTTAGTGCAGGTGTTTTAGAGCAGGAATGCAACGAGCTCAACAGGAGGTTTTTTACGTTCCACAAAAAGCAACGTCCGTATATCATTTTAAAATGGGCCGAAACCAGCGATGGCTTTATCGCGCCAACCCAAAAAGACGAGCAAAAGCCGATCTGGATCACCAACAAGCACTCCAGACAACTTGCACACCGGTTAAGAGCAGAAGAAAACGCCATTTTAGTAGGTGCCAAAACCGTTCTACACGACAACCCATCGCTCACTTGTCGCGATTGGAAAGGAATTCACCCAACACGTGTTGTACTGGATTCTAGAAATAGCATCTCAGCAGATTTTAAAGTTATGGACAGCGCTGCTCCTACTTTAAAACTAGACCATTCTTCTACTGATGTGGATGAGATACTTCACGAGCTTTATAAAAACGGTCTTCAATCGGTTATTATTGAAGGGGGTACGGCTACGATTCAGGCGTTTATAGATGCCCAACTATGGGATGAAGCCTATCAATTTATGGGAACTGAAGTCTTGTTTTATCAAGGTTTAAAAGCACCTGTTTTAAAAGGAAATTACCACATCAAAGAACGCAAGACCATAAAAAAGGATGTGTTGAAAATATACAGAAACGCATGA
- a CDS encoding EamA family transporter encodes MIWLVLSIATSSFLYVIFKYFEVFKVHTLHAIIVNYIVACTTGFLAYGSVPDVEEIIHADWLFYALFLGALFITIFNVMALTSQRNGLSVAAVSGKMSLVIPVIAGIWLYEESIGWMKVVGILLALASVYLTSVKSKEGLTFNKSLLLLPFVLFLGSGVIDTTIKYAEITHVPSGDESLFSAICFAMAFVIGVLVLIYEATQKRFLTLRSIVAGVILGVPNYYSIYFLIKTLKNGMESSVVYPINHVGTVLFTSVLGVLLFKEKLIPKNYIGIVVAIAAILMIAFAKA; translated from the coding sequence ATGATTTGGTTAGTTCTAAGTATAGCGACGTCCAGCTTTCTATATGTAATTTTCAAGTATTTTGAAGTATTTAAAGTACACACACTTCACGCCATTATAGTGAATTATATCGTGGCTTGCACCACAGGCTTTCTAGCTTACGGAAGTGTACCAGATGTAGAGGAAATCATTCATGCAGACTGGCTGTTTTACGCTTTATTTTTAGGAGCTTTATTCATCACCATTTTTAATGTCATGGCATTAACCAGTCAGAGAAACGGCTTGTCAGTCGCTGCTGTATCTGGTAAAATGTCGCTAGTTATTCCTGTAATAGCAGGGATATGGCTGTATGAAGAATCCATAGGATGGATGAAGGTAGTAGGGATTCTTCTCGCTTTGGCATCGGTTTATCTTACATCTGTAAAGTCCAAAGAGGGGTTGACATTCAACAAGAGCTTGTTGCTGCTTCCTTTTGTTTTGTTCTTAGGAAGTGGGGTGATAGACACCACCATCAAATATGCAGAGATCACTCATGTTCCTAGCGGTGACGAATCTTTATTTAGCGCAATTTGCTTTGCGATGGCTTTTGTCATTGGAGTTCTAGTCCTGATCTATGAGGCGACTCAAAAGCGCTTTTTAACTTTAAGATCTATAGTTGCAGGTGTTATTTTAGGAGTGCCTAATTATTACTCCATTTATTTTCTGATCAAAACCCTTAAAAACGGAATGGAAAGTAGTGTGGTGTATCCTATCAACCATGTGGGAACGGTACTTTTCACTTCTGTATTAGGCGTATTGCTTTTTAAAGAAAAGCTGATTCCTAAAAACTATATAGGGATTGTGGTGGCTATAGCAGCTATTCTTATGATCGCTTTCGCGAAAGCATGA
- a CDS encoding IMPACT family protein — protein MTDSYKTIIKASEEILYKDRGSKFYGNAFPLTDSEEVTDLIAVLRNKHPKAGHHCYAWKLGPSDDNYRANDDGEPSHSAGDPILGQLIAHELSDVLVVVSRIFGGTKLGVGGLISAYRETAKLALSNAKIVTRTITADVEIYFEYPQISQVMRYIEEEHFKIKKQEMTTSCSITIAVPKSRQQEVADVLNTMYPITSKPAN, from the coding sequence TTGACTGATTCTTATAAAACCATCATCAAAGCCTCTGAGGAGATTCTTTATAAAGACAGAGGTAGTAAGTTCTATGGCAACGCATTTCCATTAACGGACTCTGAAGAGGTCACTGATCTCATCGCAGTCTTGCGCAATAAGCACCCAAAAGCCGGACACCACTGTTATGCCTGGAAACTAGGTCCTAGCGATGATAATTACAGAGCAAATGATGATGGAGAACCTAGTCACAGTGCAGGAGACCCTATATTAGGACAATTAATTGCTCATGAACTAAGTGATGTTCTTGTAGTTGTTTCTAGAATCTTCGGTGGAACAAAATTAGGAGTAGGAGGTTTGATAAGCGCATACCGGGAGACGGCAAAACTAGCCCTATCCAATGCAAAAATAGTAACACGAACCATTACCGCCGATGTAGAGATTTATTTTGAATACCCGCAAATAAGCCAAGTCATGCGCTATATAGAGGAAGAGCATTTTAAGATAAAAAAACAAGAAATGACAACTTCCTGCTCCATCACCATTGCCGTGCCTAAATCTAGGCAACAAGAAGTGGCTGATGTTCTTAACACCATGTACCCGATTACATCAAAACCTGCAAACTAA